A genomic region of Catalinimonas niigatensis contains the following coding sequences:
- the rpe gene encoding ribulose-phosphate 3-epimerase — protein sequence MKNTVLAPSVLAADFANLQRDIDMLNASEADWIHVDIMDGIFVPNISFGIPVCQAIHKHARKPLDVHLMIKNPDDYLEAFRNAGADRLTVHYETVTHLHSTVNRIKELGCKAGVALNPHTPVHVLEDIIQELDLVLIMSVNPGFGGQKFIEHTFTKINKLQQLLKATQSDVWVEIDGGVTDTNAAALTKAGANALVAGSFVFSSEDPLLTISRLKKLTAIKSEN from the coding sequence ATGAAAAATACTGTACTAGCCCCATCCGTGTTGGCAGCAGATTTTGCCAATCTTCAGAGAGATATAGACATGCTGAATGCCAGCGAGGCCGATTGGATTCATGTGGATATCATGGATGGTATCTTTGTACCCAATATTTCTTTTGGAATACCGGTTTGCCAGGCCATTCATAAGCATGCCAGAAAACCACTGGATGTACATCTAATGATCAAAAATCCTGATGATTATCTGGAAGCTTTTCGGAATGCCGGGGCGGATCGTCTGACTGTACATTACGAAACCGTAACCCATCTTCACAGTACGGTGAACAGGATTAAAGAACTGGGCTGCAAAGCGGGAGTTGCTTTAAATCCTCATACGCCGGTACATGTACTGGAAGATATCATTCAGGAACTGGATCTGGTATTGATCATGTCAGTAAATCCGGGTTTTGGCGGACAAAAGTTTATTGAACATACTTTTACCAAAATCAACAAGCTTCAACAGTTGCTCAAGGCTACACAGTCTGATGTATGGGTAGAAATAGATGGTGGAGTAACAGACACCAATGCTGCTGCACTGACTAAAGCCGGTGCCAACGCTCTGGTAGCTGGTAGTTTTGTGTTTTCTTCAGAAGATCCGTTGCTGACCATCTCCCGCTTAAAAAAACTGACCGCCATCAAGTCAGAAAATTAG
- a CDS encoding TonB-dependent receptor, with amino-acid sequence MWVRSGIIFSLCTFLPIALIFAQEAEVTGVVQDSTAQGIADVNVEVRGTGDGTTTDASGNFQLFLPAGTYELVFSHVEYQPDSQQISLTSADTLELRVEMKARLRVLEEVEVSGQKDEALRREAGVTTIEPNAAKVVPSAFGDFTRILTTLPGVVSNNELSSTYSVRGGNFDENLVYVNDIPVYRPFLVSAGQQEGLSFINPDLVGAVTFSSGGWQAKYGDKLSSNLNVTYKTPDQTRATATLSLLNGGVHLEGSSKNKRVRYLIGGRYKTAQYLLNTLETDGEYLPRFLDLQSYVSIDLDNDPEDNKTELGILGAIADNRYLVRPESRETTFGTLDQPFRLFVGYVGQEILDYRTYQLGLKLTHRIQDWWTTKLITSRVSTREREYFDLESGYRLCDIDIAPGSQNFNRCVNILGIGSNYAHARNKLEAEIINLENRHAMSLNRRNTLEFGLGYANERIDDVVQQYAFSDSSGYSTIHQSISNALDLNSHRLFAFVQNSTELNEVHTFHYGVRVNYWTVNNQWLISPRMQYSFKPVGLRDVVFRFAAGLYQQPPFYRELRDRQGELNTDVLAQSSMHFIAGADYRFIMFGREFAFLSELYYKHLYNVNPYDVDNVRIRYYAGNNATAYATGADFRISGEFIPGAESWFSLGFLQTKENIEGDGLGDIRRPSDQLVNFGIFFQDHFPNDPSTRVYVSFLYGSGLPFGPPESVRYRNFLDGPDYKRLDLGFSKQLNFRKEKTEENSFFRSLWLGLEMLNVLGAENTISFSWIDDVQGRQYAVPNRLSARFINVKLIARY; translated from the coding sequence ATGTGGGTGCGTAGTGGGATCATATTTTCTCTTTGTACTTTTCTTCCGATAGCACTAATTTTTGCCCAGGAAGCCGAAGTCACAGGTGTGGTGCAGGATTCTACAGCGCAGGGCATTGCTGATGTCAATGTAGAGGTCCGCGGTACAGGTGATGGTACTACAACTGATGCATCCGGTAACTTCCAATTATTTTTACCTGCTGGAACATACGAACTGGTTTTCAGTCATGTGGAGTATCAACCTGATTCGCAACAGATTAGCCTTACTTCAGCGGATACGCTAGAGCTTAGGGTAGAAATGAAAGCAAGGTTAAGAGTTTTGGAAGAGGTAGAAGTGAGTGGGCAAAAAGATGAAGCCTTAAGGAGAGAAGCCGGAGTAACGACCATAGAACCCAATGCCGCCAAGGTAGTACCCTCAGCCTTTGGAGATTTTACCAGAATACTGACAACTTTGCCCGGTGTGGTGAGCAACAATGAGCTTTCCTCCACCTACTCCGTTCGTGGTGGTAATTTTGATGAAAACTTAGTGTATGTTAATGATATTCCGGTATATCGTCCTTTTCTGGTAAGTGCCGGGCAGCAGGAAGGTCTGAGTTTTATCAATCCCGATCTGGTTGGTGCAGTTACTTTTTCTTCGGGAGGCTGGCAGGCAAAATACGGAGACAAGTTATCCTCTAATCTGAACGTTACCTACAAGACTCCCGATCAGACCCGGGCGACCGCTACGCTAAGCCTGCTGAATGGTGGCGTTCATCTGGAAGGAAGCTCCAAAAACAAACGCGTGCGTTATCTCATTGGAGGGCGTTATAAAACTGCCCAGTACCTGCTCAATACTTTAGAAACAGACGGAGAATACCTTCCCCGTTTTCTGGATTTACAATCTTATGTAAGCATTGATCTGGACAATGATCCTGAAGATAATAAAACAGAACTAGGAATCCTGGGTGCGATTGCTGACAACCGCTATTTGGTTAGACCGGAAAGCAGAGAGACTACTTTTGGTACCTTGGATCAGCCCTTCAGGCTTTTTGTAGGTTATGTAGGTCAGGAGATTCTGGATTATCGTACCTATCAGCTGGGACTCAAACTTACCCACCGTATACAGGACTGGTGGACCACCAAATTGATTACTTCACGGGTTTCTACCCGAGAAAGAGAGTATTTTGACCTGGAGTCCGGCTATCGGCTTTGCGATATTGATATCGCTCCCGGTTCACAGAATTTCAACCGTTGTGTTAATATTTTGGGGATTGGCAGCAATTACGCACACGCCCGTAACAAGCTGGAAGCAGAAATTATCAACCTGGAAAACCGGCATGCCATGAGCCTAAACCGACGAAATACGCTGGAATTTGGACTTGGGTATGCCAATGAACGTATTGATGATGTGGTGCAACAGTATGCTTTCAGCGATTCTTCCGGCTATTCTACGATTCATCAGAGTATTTCCAACGCTTTGGATTTAAACTCGCATCGCCTATTCGCTTTCGTTCAGAATTCCACTGAATTAAATGAAGTACATACTTTTCATTATGGAGTCAGGGTCAATTACTGGACTGTCAATAACCAATGGCTGATAAGTCCTAGAATGCAGTATTCCTTTAAGCCCGTAGGTTTACGTGATGTGGTATTTCGCTTTGCTGCCGGACTTTATCAGCAGCCGCCTTTCTATCGGGAGCTTAGAGACAGACAGGGAGAACTCAATACCGATGTGCTTGCTCAATCTTCTATGCATTTCATTGCGGGAGCAGATTATCGTTTTATTATGTTTGGGAGAGAATTTGCATTCCTATCAGAACTCTATTACAAGCATCTCTACAACGTAAACCCCTACGATGTGGATAATGTGCGTATCCGTTACTATGCTGGTAACAACGCTACTGCCTATGCCACCGGTGCGGATTTTAGAATCAGCGGTGAATTCATTCCGGGAGCAGAATCCTGGTTTAGCTTGGGTTTTCTACAAACCAAAGAAAATATAGAAGGAGATGGATTAGGTGATATTCGCCGTCCATCCGACCAACTGGTCAATTTTGGCATATTTTTCCAGGATCATTTCCCCAATGATCCCAGCACCCGGGTATATGTGAGCTTCCTCTATGGTTCAGGCTTACCTTTTGGTCCTCCGGAAAGTGTGCGCTACAGAAATTTTCTGGACGGACCGGATTATAAGAGACTGGATCTGGGGTTTTCAAAGCAGTTGAACTTCCGAAAGGAGAAGACCGAGGAAAATAGTTTTTTCCGTTCGTTGTGGCTGGGTCTGGAAATGTTGAATGTGCTGGGAGCGGAGAATACCATCTCCTTTAGCTGGATTGACGATGTGCAGGGGCGACAATATGCAGTACCCAACCGTCTTTCTGCCCGTTTTATCAATGTCAAGCTGATTGCCCGTTACTAA